From the Anopheles merus strain MAF chromosome 2L, AmerM5.1, whole genome shotgun sequence genome, the window ATTCATTAATAAGATGATACTATGAATCATTTTAAACGAATATCTCGAACGAATATATCCACAATGTTCTATCAGGCGTCATTCCAGAAAGAAATTCGCAACTAAACATTAACATTATGATGTTTCGAACATTCCATTGCACCattgcaaaaagaaaacactatTGATCTCTGATCTCTTCTTATAAAGTAACTGGTTTACAGCAACAAAATTATCCATAACTAACATTTACTGCTAATACACACCGCGCTCTGCACTCTGTCCCTAATTGCattctgtttgttgtttctgttCTCTTCCTTTGCAGCCCGGTCCCATACCTGGTATGCGCCCACCTATGGGAGCTGGATCACATCAAGCAACCAAATCAGCCAACTCAATGGGTTTCATAATGCCACTCTATACCATCGGTATAGTTTCATTCTTCATCTACACCATTATGAAAGTAAGCACGCCTTTTTACTTGTCACTGCCGCCGCGGTACTTGTATACGGAACGGAACTTGGTAGTTGAACCCATACGTAGGCAAAAGTTAACATTGCACTTCCGGCCGGTCGGTTGCGATCGGTTTGCTTCTCTCTTGGGCATCCAaggccgaaaccgatcgatgTTGCTAAtcgttctttcttttctttcgctctgCCCACCATGACTATAGCTAATCTTCAAGAAGACGCCGGCCACACCGTACACAGAGGTGAAGCCGGATCCGGTATTCCGCAACGAAGTGTTCACCACGGAACAGTACATCAAGCGACCGGACGACGGTACGACGAAACTAGGTAAGTGTTGCAACAAATTTTTCCCCGAACTTCCCTCAAAATCCAGTGTCTCATCAAGCCCATCAAGCCCACGCAACCCCCtgtttccttctctctctctctctaaacgCACACGTATTGTCGGTCCTTATTCACGCGAGGGGTTTGAAGTTAAAAGTGTTGATCGAAGTACCACTCGTCACGATCAAAACCGAATCGCCACCGTATTGGATCTTCATGTGTTTTCCACCTTCGCCACATTAACCACCAATGTCTGAGTAGCAttctcatcagcagcatcatcatcgcgaTCTTCATTGCCCTTCTGCTTGGAACAAAATCTATCTATCCTCCCCTCACTCCAACCTCAGTATTTGCATATGTTTCCAGTTCATCTTCGCTTTTTCCAGCGAAGTATATTCTGAGACTGAAATAGCTACAAATGCGaaaacatttaatttcttcactcGACCATGTATTCCCATCTCACTCCCATGCATAGAATTAATGTTGATGATACTCTCGTGCATATCTTTCAACGTACTTGCACAATACTCATACTCCGTGCCTAGGTTTCAAGCTACCCCTAATGCCAATCATTCTTAAATGTGTTTCTACTTTCCTTCCCCCCTTTACACGCTCGCAAAAAGCCTGGAAAGATCATAGCGCAAGTAAGATCGTAGCTCGCATTTtccacacaaatacacacatacacaccttgACGATGAGCTCCTTGACTATCGCTATGCAAGTTTGCACCACACACTCTGCATGCAGTATGACAGCAAATGCTGCGTATACTTTGGTTATGCTTTTCATCCTACATATTATCATGGTCCTGTTTTTCGTAAGGATGCAAATTATCTACAAATATGTCCTTTTACTACCTGCACAATGGAAACATTCGATTTCTGCTGGTGGTAGTGTCTCTTTGTCTCTCTATATCACACAACACACgcagacatacacacagagcTTAATGTTCATCCCTGATGCAGCATAACCTGGCTAATCGTTCTATATTAGCATATTTACTCGTAGATTGCGAGGCTAGGGTTCGTCTTCTTGTATTATTTCCCTAGCAAGTGGAAAACAGAAACATTTTGTTTGCCGTTGTGTTTGCGCAAATCCCGACAGCTCCCTGCGTTTTTCATTCGATtgaaagcattaaaaatgaTAGCAAATCTTAAGTACAAAGTTTTGGATCATTACTAATCGTACCCTTGCGGGGTTAGCTTCGGCACACTCGCTTCTTCTAGAGTTCCAGTCCGTTAATTCCACGCGAAACCATTTAATGCTAAGGATTTCCCACCGACActgtgttgtatgtgtgtgtgtgtgctagtgtGTGCAGTTTTATTTGTTAGTTTTCTATGTATGCCAGTGTTTTATACTATACTCTTTTCAAACGCTTGCTAATTGGCAATTTAATTGCACCGAACCGTAAACCAGATAAATTTTAGTGCTGTACTGTGCTGGTGTACAGTCGGGACGGCACTGTGTGGGAAGAAATGTGGCCTCAAGGTTAGACCGGTGTGCTTTCGGGCGTGCACCGGTGATTTTATTGCGAATTTGATTATTCGTTCTTTATTGTGGCTGGCAGACGGCGAACGGTTGCAGCCGCATGCAttattgcaatttttttttgctttttatccATCCCTTATGGCCCGCACTTTAAGCGGTGGTTGTAATAGCTGTCGATTtatttgaccgttttttttttcgtaggAAAATGATCCAATTGGCTTAAGCCGTAACTAAGACGCGCACATTTTTCTGCCAGCAAACAACGCTCAGTTTTGGCAGCTGATGAGCTAGAGTTTTGACTTCAATTAGCAAGCCGGACAACTTTTGAGGGGCACTTTTTGCTCTTCTCTTTAAATGCGCTTCCCAGCTTGCGGTCTGTACAGTTGATTTGTGAAAGGAACAATCTCTTTCTAAGCCGTGGTGCCCCTTTTGTGATTCCTCCCAATTAGTTTCGAAAGTCTCCAGTTACGCCTCATTGGATCGGTGGTGCGTGTCCGAACTCCCGTTTACCGAGTGCAGTTGTAGATTTTCTTCGCGGCTAAGTATTTTTGCCCAATGATACAGCGGTTGTTGCAATGTTTTAAGCTCGATCCCCAGGGGAGGAAGCTCGATCTACCTCTACTTCTTAAGGATGCACAACTCGAGCATACCGCCGGTGTGTTGCGTGTTATTACTGTTCGTATGATTTGTGTATCCCttaaattttttgtttgttttcgtttgtttgttttgtgttgctatttttgtttatcattttatttttagacCAATCACATGCAACGGCAGCCACAAATGGTGAGCTAGTTGTTCCGGTTAGCGTTTCGCCGGTCAGTAACGCTGTACTCGCTGCTGAACCTGCTTCTTCGATGCAGTCTGAACTTACGATCGACTACGAACAGCTGTCGAAGCAGAAAGAAGTTGCAAAGCCCGATGAGAACATTGTTGCTGAGCGAATCGCCTTGGTACAGGAACCCGCTAGTGTGGAAACATTCGAAGCGACCGAAACTGTGTCTGAGGAATGTGTGGAAGAAGATCACGACCAGCAACCACCTCACGATCCCACTACCGAAAAGGTAGTCGATGGAATCGTTGTGCAAAAGGTTGTTCCGGTCGATGCATCTGCTGAACCTTCTCCCCGCCCGGTTGTAGATGATATTGAAACACACGAACCTACCATTGATAGTGCAGCTTCGAGTTCAGCGGATGACAGTGGCGTTGACACGGTAGATCATCATGACAATGGTCAGGTTGAGAGCGAAGTTATTGCTGAACCTGTGATAGAGGAAGTAATGGTAGTGCAGCAAGTGGCAGTGCAAAACGCAGTCATGGTTCCCAGAACGGAAGATGAACTGAACAAGATAGAAAAAATTGATGAAACTGAGATAGCTGATGAAAAAACTTTTGAAACAACGGAAACGAAGCAAATCGAAGCAACGAACATGTTTGAAGTCCAGGAAAATATTCAGAACGAAATCACACAAACCGAAGAAAGGGTGGAATCTAGCGCTGGAACTGGTAAACAAGAAGAGATGCTGGAAATTGCACCAGCAGTTGTATCAAATGATGATACGAAGCTGTCAATTGCGAAACCGTCAATTGCTGAAGAAATCGAAACACAAATCATCCAAGAACATGGTGAAGATGCGAATAGTGTTATACCGATAGATCAATCGGAACATAAAGTTAATGAAGCAGATAGCGAAATTTCCGAACGTATTGAATGTGAGGCGAATAAAGTTTCATTTGAAGTCCCACCATCAAATCaagaaaacgaacaaactGAAGTTGCGATTGAGCTACCTGTTGATTCTTTGAAGGTTGAAGCTGTATCAAACGAAGAAATCGTATCTGAGGATAACATTGGTACGATCGACCATGCAGTGACAGAAGTGAACGAGGTGCTGCAAGATGTTGCCTTGAAGGTTGAAAATTATCTTGAAGCAGTTGTTGCCGAACAGCAAAGTACCGAACAACttgaaggaaatgaaaatgacacACCTCTAGACACTGACACATCTGTTTTGGTTCATAAAACTGTCGAAGAGATTACACTTACCGCAGAACAACTTGTGCAGGAAGTGCTTGAACAAGCAGAGGAGCTTGCGAAACAGCAAGACGCTGAGTTCCCTGAGATGCCAGAATACAATCCTGCTACTCAGAAACTCGTTGACGGTATTGTGGTTGAAAGATTTGATCAGTTAGCAGCGACATCAAACCTTGCTACTGATCCGACAGTACCCCAGGATACCGTAACCGAAGAACAACAAACTCCTATCCAAGAACAGACCGTAGATGAGCTAGAGCTTGCAGTCTCCATTGAACAAACGGGCATTGAGGAGGACGCTGGTGAAATGGATTCGATCAGTGAAGACACATCACTAAGTGTAGCATCGGTAATCGAGACGCAACCAAAGATGAACGAATCGGAAGAGTCCAATACCGCCTTGAATGTGCTGAAAACTACGGACGAGATGACCGATAGTAGATCCAGTGAGGTAGCAATTGTTGAATCTAAGGAACCGACCCTGAGTCAGGCGACGGTTGAAACGGTAGCTGCATTCGTGGAGCAAGTTGATGTAAACGAGCCGGGAAACAAGTTTGGTGCAGCTGTAGTTGACAGTGTTGAAAGCAATGTTATCATTGAAGAGCAGCTGATAACGATGGATACAGAACAGCAAGCCACTCTACCGGAAGCCCTCATTACGACGGAAGTGATGGCTGGTAGCACTTCAAGTGACCCCGTGTTTGTTGAAGTTAACGATCAACCGACGGTTGAAGTAGAAACTGTACTTGAAGGATCGGACAAGGTCGATGAAGCTGGTATAGCTGCAGCTGATAGCAACGATAACAAGAGTGTTTCGATTGAAGAAGTACTTGACGAAGCGGCCATAGTCGATGAGGTAGAGGGCAAGGTAATTGAGGAATATATCATACCCATAAGCATTGAAAAGGCTAGCACGTCTGATTCGATGACCATTACTGAGGTCACCAGTGACGATGCGATAGTTGAGTCGCCAAACATTTCCAAGACGACAAGCAATATGCCTAGTCCTTTGATTACAGCCATCCCAGTGATGGATACCATAGATGAAAAGCACGAATCCACTGAATTAGCGCACGAACCGCTGGCTGAACAGGAGAAGCACTCTGAAATTTCACTCACAACGCTAGAGCACGTCACTAAGGAAGCTTTGGTTGAACGCACGCTAAATGAAGCCGCTGCTGTAGTGAACGAAATCGAATCGATCGTAGATCATATCATTACCGAAAAGCTCATCCACAGTGGGGCATCTGATGCGATAGCTATTACGAATGGTGTACAAGAATCATCCCCTCAAGAACCCCCCAGATTGGCCGCTTCCGCTGCACTGGTTGTTGAGGCGATCGAATCACAGTCATCCGGTGTGCACAGCATGGTTTCTAATACAGACAGCACCCAGAACATGCAGACCATTACCGTCACTAATCAGCTTTCCACTAACCTGGACGAAACGATTGGCAATACTAATCTACCTGCTAGCGATTCCCTGCCAATTGTTTCATCATCAATTGCACCCGCATCAACACCATCATCTGAAGCATTTCCCGTTCCCGAACCAACGACGTTGAGTCCTTCCGTAGCCGTGCCGAACGGTGTCAGTGAGACACAAAGTATCAATTTTGTCGCAGATGAGCAGCGAACCGAAGTTACCGCTGGTCAGGGTTCAACCGATGCCGTTGCCAGTGATGCACAAGGCACCACGAGCACCGCCGAGCAGAGCGTCGCAGTCCCGGAGCCGGAGAGCGGatctactactaccactacaaCTACAACTATTGGCCAAGTACCGACCAGTGTCAGCAACGTTACTAATCCCAAATTTCTCACCTTGAATCTAGCTAACTATAGCACTAGCGTCAGTAGTGGTAACAATAGCAAAAGCTCGTCATTGTCGATAGCTAATCTCTCACAATCGGGACCTTCGTTGGCTGGCGGCGATAGTGCCGACCAGCTGATGGAACTCGAACTGTTGCGTAAGAAATTGGATGAAACGGAACGCGCTATGACTAAAATAATCGCCAATATGGGCAACATACCCAAGGGCCAGGTTAGCTAATTTGTTTCCTTCTTTGTCCTTAGTTTTTAAACAcagttttgtttgtctgttgttACACTTCATATCATTTTGATTTTAGTGACACTGTTTCATGCTGCTTAGTTTTATCATTCGGGTAATCTTTTCGCTGATCGCTGATAACTTAGGTTGGATGAGAAGGTTCACTAGCTATTGAAAGATCGGTCGTTTATTGAACAGCTGTGCCTTCGTGTGAATACAATGACGTTTACGTACatgctaaaataaatataattttcgTTCCCTTATCGATCGAACAGTAGGGGACCAAAAATGATGTCTTTCAATTAACTTTACTTGCATAAAAATTTACAATGATCACATGACGAATATGTTAGAAATGTTAGGTCCGTTTTCATACCTATTGTGACTTTCTTTTGATGCTTTAGTTTTGTGCAAAGTATCTCCAAATTTTTCTGTTCGCTAAGTTGACATCATCTGGGACATCAGTCTTTCTAGAGTATTTAGAATGATCGATTGGTTTATGCGATGTGGCGAAGCTACCTCAGAATCATCCGATTCTGTAGTGTACTCCTGATGATTGGTTTTGGTATACGATGGTTCATCTGTCGGATGCAATGATATATTTGTTGGTCCTTTTGTAGCTTGTAGAGATGACACttttgagccggtctcatggtacagtcgtcaactcgtacgacttaataacatgcccgtcatgggttcaagccccaaatagaccgtgccgccatacgtaggactgactatcctgctatggggggaaatcaataagtcactgaaagccaaccccacaagtggggttggtaggccttgaccggcatcggttgttgagccaaagaagaagaagaagagatgaCACTTCAGGATCATCCGTTTCTCTAGAGTATTCTATAGAATccattgttttatacgatgaTTTGTCTGTCCGATATAATGACGTACTTTCTGGTGTTTCTTTCACTTGTGGCGACGTGACTTCAGAATCATTCCTTTGCGATTTTATGGAAGTATCCACAAACTCAGATGAAGTCACCCTCGTAGTTTGTTGAACGAGTTTAGGAATTTTCGTTGTTTTATCTCGAGGACTAGCAGGATCATGTTTTAATTCCGGTAAACTTGTTTGCACATAAGCCGATACAAAATGCACTAAACTTTTCGTTTGGGTGTAAATGTCCACAAAATTAACTGAGTTAACGAAATAACCTTTGTCTTTATAAAACATTCTCTCGGGCGGTAAGGCACTCACTCTCAGTACAAAGtgtaatgaaataataatgaacAGTGTATGATACCCTGTCATACTGCGTAGGCTTGTTTCCTCTCGTTGGTACTTTACAATTTGGACGCAAAAATAGTATTATCATGTGTCACTCGCACTCTCTTAAATACTATGCAGGGTATCAGTATATCTAATCAACATGTGGAAATTAAATACACAGAACGTGATGCCGCAAAGTTCAACCTTCCGTAGCATGTGCGGTTAAAGGCAAACAAAGATaatgaaactaaaacaaaaggaatTAAAGAGCCTCTCGAGATTGGAGTAGCCGCAACATATGGTACCAATTAAACGACCGATCAATTTGCTAACGAAACCCGACTATCCAATCAAAACTAGTATGATACGTTCATAATATCATTGTCATTCATGAACATATTATGCTGCACACCATGCGTTACTGTTTTGTTGGAGGTGAAACATTTCACCGGCTGGCTACATTGAGAAACACATGCATAAAAGGGCATATTCGAGATAGTTTGCTTTCTATTTTACTATACGAACAACGCAGAACATGGCTCGTTAGTTATAGTTTGCTAATGTTGGCCATCGGCTAGATCGGTGTAGTGATTCCAGTTGGATACGCTTCTTTTGTTAACGACACCTTTCATGCAGTCAATATCAACATTTCACCGGTCGTTTGTACCGCTAGTCTTGCTAAACTAATTGATATGAACTATCTTTCATTTCACGTTTTTCTGCCACTCGTCTGGAAACCAATAATGATACAATAAAACTTCTTCGCCAATTCAATGCGCTACCACAACCATATTTATCCTTTCTTATCTCACTACTACCAATACTCAATTAATAACTGAACACGTAACCAATGCAATGATTCACCACAATGTCCTGCCGTTTGAATGACTGAAACGTAAACACACACGCCACACCTATACCCCTACCACACACATACCTGGCATACGTGTACGTTTTTTGTTCACTCGTCTTCGCAAAATCTCTCCGCAATCCTTAATTAACAGTCGTCACGGCTATTCAAGGTCTAATTACCGCAGCAGACGAACAGTTGCTGAAGATAGATAACATTAAGAAACAAGCGATGAACAACGCAAGCAAGGTTAGAGTGCATCTTTTTACTATCTATGTATTTTGTTACTGCATTTAATTCAAACGGTTTTATTTACCCCTTTCCCTTACTAGCTCCGTTCAATTTTGCGTTTGCGTTGAAGTGGTTATGACACACGTTTAATGTTATAGTATCCAACCCCAACAACCCAACAGCCTCCTGTTTATAGTCATTGTGTAGATTACTATTTGAGTATAAGGACAATCTGGTAGGGCAGCAAAAGCCCTATAATATTGAGACCACGCAAGTGGATAGAATAAAAACTATTGACAGCGTAGAATAGACAACGGATAAACTCAAAGGCTAACTATTCAGGAGGCTCTGTTTTGGGAATCTTCTCTAACACACGAAACACGATACCCAAAAAccaaccacaaccacaacattttcataaaaaaaagagtgaTTTGTCTTTTTGTTACCACTACTCAAAATTTCAGTATAACATTAACCACATCTATCCTAtgatatttttcgtttttggagcttttctttccatttactttctttttttttgtacgcttTTTGAAGAGCCTCTATTTCAAAAAACTTCCTAACTATACTGTCGTTTGGTTCTGCAATTttaagtttctttttttttaaagttcgCTAGATAACATAactgtgttttgctttcgtttcttGACGCCTTCTCTAATGCAAGCGTTTGCCATGCGACTGTAACATAATGCTAATACCCATTCTCTTGACATTGGTTTTACTTCTACTGGCGATTCGTCACATGTAAATACGATACGGCAGGAAACAAACGTAAACGGGGATGAGCTCGCAaccgaagaaaaagaaacaacctcggaagtgaaTGCTACTGAAGATAAGGTATCGAATGGGCATGTGATCAAGCCAGCGGAAAATGCTGCCGAAACTACATCCGCAGTACAGGACACGTCGGGAGGCGAAACATCCAGCGCCACCAGTACGCCGGAAAAGAAACCGAAAAAACGAGACACCAGTACCGAGCGCGGAACTGTTAAGGTTATGGCGATGGAGGTGACGGCCCAGCGCGAAAATGGCAAGCGTCTTAGCCGACCATCAACGCCTCTGCTGCCGATGAGTGGACATTCGGACACGGTAAGAAACATCACCTGATTTGTATTTGCAACAAGGGGCACGATTAAACAGAGTTTGTTTTCACATTATGGTAGGCAAACGCACCGACAGACGAACAGGAGACAAGATCGATCGTTCTCGATGGCCGGTTACCGCACGATTCAAAGATTTTGGTGTCGGATGCTGAAACAGCGGTGGAAAAAATGGAACCGGAAAACTCCGAGGAAGAGGATGATGCACCGGTAAGTTGGATCGTTAGAGTACATACCGaagcattcttcttcttctttggctcaacaaccgatgccggtcaaggcctgccaacccaacttatggggttggctttcagtgacttattgatttccccccatagcaggatagtcagtcctacgtatggcggcacggtctatttggggcttgaacccatgacgggcatgttgttaagtcgtacgagttaacgactgtaccatgagaccgaaGCATACATTGagcttattttctttttccagGTGATATTGAGTGGTAAAATGACATTGTCGTTGATCAACATGGATTTCATCGAAAAGGATGCAACCGGTACTGTTGCAGTCGGTGGTACGCAAACTTATAATTCCTGTAGCTAGCTTCAATCGTGGAAAGtattataaaacatttctCAATATATTCTTTTGCCAGAAATCGTCACGGAACTACACAAACCTCAAGAAGAACTTGCGGCAGCTGTCTCTAAGGAAAGCGAATAGGCAAGCAGGGCGTCTTgcttcggcaaaaccaattatAAAACAAACCGAAGGCGTACTGTTTCGTTCGAGAAACTGCAAAAGTATAACGTGTATAATGAATAAGTATATTTTTCTATTGCCGTAAAACCATAACTCCATCACTGTTTGACGGACAGGGATTGCGTGTAAACGAAGAAGTGAGTCCGAGTCAATAAATTTACCTTTAAATAGTACACTTTTTAGCCATTTTCGTTGAGAGCTTTACGCGCAATGTTGCTCAAGAATGTTTGAATTCTAACACGATGTGAAAGACTTTACTGATGccaaaattaaagaaaacgaTAACGAGATGAAACGATGCTCAACTGCATGTAAACTGTTGTAACTGACGGTAAATGTGTTGATGGAATGACAGACAGGTACTGTAAGCCCATTGTAGGTATCGCTAagaaaccagcagcagcttcagaAAAGGTTTTACCGATTAGCGTCGAAGTCCCGGATGAGTTTGTCTGACAGGTATTCAGTTATTTGTTAGGCTATGTTACGACTCGTTTTGCTGACAATGCTCATACATACTTTGCATAGAGATTAC encodes:
- the LOC121594070 gene encoding uncharacterized protein LOC121594070 isoform X1; its protein translation is MATATGHRMESNSGMGPRKTMIIMVTVVGCVAILWPKVFYPMMVGNGQNKNVIKDHRGAGCCGVVLDQETFANASINYASSQQQQEQQNLFRKRNFAPYVDIDSIRQERPPHLRPEAMHPAMRERGRAIPQPGSIHGGDRPHSAPRIVEGRPGPIPGMRPPMGAGSHQATKSANSMGFIMPLYTIGIVSFFIYTIMKLIFKKTPATPYTEVKPDPVFRNEVFTTEQYIKRPDDGTTKLDQSHATAATNGELVVPVSVSPVSNAVLAAEPASSMQSELTIDYEQLSKQKEVAKPDENIVAERIALVQEPASVETFEATETVSEECVEEDHDQQPPHDPTTEKVVDGIVVQKVVPVDASAEPSPRPVVDDIETHEPTIDSAASSSADDSGVDTVDHHDNGQVESEVIAEPVIEEVMVVQQVAVQNAVMVPRTEDELNKIEKIDETEIADEKTFETTETKQIEATNMFEVQENIQNEITQTEERVESSAGTGKQEEMLEIAPAVVSNDDTKLSIAKPSIAEEIETQIIQEHGEDANSVIPIDQSEHKVNEADSEISERIECEANKVSFEVPPSNQENEQTEVAIELPVDSLKVEAVSNEEIVSEDNIGTIDHAVTEVNEVLQDVALKVENYLEAVVAEQQSTEQLEGNENDTPLDTDTSVLVHKTVEEITLTAEQLVQEVLEQAEELAKQQDAEFPEMPEYNPATQKLVDGIVVERFDQLAATSNLATDPTVPQDTVTEEQQTPIQEQTVDELELAVSIEQTGIEEDAGEMDSISEDTSLSVASVIETQPKMNESEESNTALNVLKTTDEMTDSRSSEVAIVESKEPTLSQATVETVAAFVEQVDVNEPGNKFGAAVVDSVESNVIIEEQLITMDTEQQATLPEALITTEVMAGSTSSDPVFVEVNDQPTVEVETVLEGSDKVDEAGIAAADSNDNKSVSIEEVLDEAAIVDEVEGKVIEEYIIPISIEKASTSDSMTITEVTSDDAIVESPNISKTTSNMPSPLITAIPVMDTIDEKHESTELAHEPLAEQEKHSEISLTTLEHVTKEALVERTLNEAAAVVNEIESIVDHIITEKLIHSGASDAIAITNGVQESSPQEPPRLAASAALVVEAIESQSSGVHSMVSNTDSTQNMQTITVTNQLSTNLDETIGNTNLPASDSLPIVSSSIAPASTPSSEAFPVPEPTTLSPSVAVPNGVSETQSINFVADEQRTEVTAGQGSTDAVASDAQGTTSTAEQSVAVPEPESGSTTTTTTTTIGQVPTSVSNVTNPKFLTLNLANYSTSVSSGNNSKSSSLSIANLSQSGPSLAGGDSADQLMELELLRKKLDETERAMTKIIANMGNIPKGQETNVNGDELATEEKETTSEVNATEDKVSNGHVIKPAENAAETTSAVQDTSGGETSSATSTPEKKPKKRDTSTERGTVKVMAMEVTAQRENGKRLSRPSTPLLPMSGHSDTANAPTDEQETRSIVLDGRLPHDSKILVSDAETAVEKMEPENSEEEDDAPVILSGKMTLSLINMDFIEKDATGTVAVGEIVTELHKPQEELAAAVSKESE
- the LOC121594070 gene encoding uncharacterized protein LOC121594070 isoform X3, whose translation is MATATGHRMESNSGMGPRKTMIIMVTVVGCVAILWPKVFYPMMVGNGQNKNVIKDHRGAGCCGVVLDQETFANASINYASSQQQQEQQNLFRKRNFAPYVDIDSIRQERPPHLRPEAMHPAMRERGRAIPQPGSIHGGDRPHSAPRIVEGRPGPIPGMRPPMGAGSHQATKSANSMGFIMPLYTIGIVSFFIYTIMKLIFKKTPATPYTEVKPDPVFRNEVFTTEQYIKRPDDGTTKLDQSHATAATNGELVVPVSVSPVSNAVLAAEPASSMQSELTIDYEQLSKQKEVAKPDENIVAERIALVQEPASVETFEATETVSEECVEEDHDQQPPHDPTTEKVVDGIVVQKVVPVDASAEPSPRPVVDDIETHEPTIDSAASSSADDSGVDTVDHHDNGQVESEVIAEPVIEEVMVVQQVAVQNAVMVPRTEDELNKIEKIDETEIADEKTFETTETKQIEATNMFEVQENIQNEITQTEERVESSAGTGKQEEMLEIAPAVVSNDDTKLSIAKPSIAEEIETQIIQEHGEDANSVIPIDQSEHKVNEADSEISERIECEANKVSFEVPPSNQENEQTEVAIELPVDSLKVEAVSNEEIVSEDNIGTIDHAVTEVNEVLQDVALKVENYLEAVVAEQQSTEQLEGNENDTPLDTDTSVLVHKTVEEITLTAEQLVQEVLEQAEELAKQQDAEFPEMPEYNPATQKLVDGIVVERFDQLAATSNLATDPTVPQDTVTEEQQTPIQEQTVDELELAVSIEQTGIEEDAGEMDSISEDTSLSVASVIETQPKMNESEESNTALNVLKTTDEMTDSRSSEVAIVESKEPTLSQATVETVAAFVEQVDVNEPGNKFGAAVVDSVESNVIIEEQLITMDTEQQATLPEALITTEVMAGSTSSDPVFVEVNDQPTVEVETVLEGSDKVDEAGIAAADSNDNKSVSIEEVLDEAAIVDEVEGKVIEEYIIPISIEKASTSDSMTITEVTSDDAIVESPNISKTTSNMPSPLITAIPVMDTIDEKHESTELAHEPLAEQEKHSEISLTTLEHVTKEALVERTLNEAAAVVNEIESIVDHIITEKLIHSGASDAIAITNGVQESSPQEPPRLAASAALVVEAIESQSSGVHSMVSNTDSTQNMQTITVTNQLSTNLDETIGNTNLPASDSLPIVSSSIAPASTPSSEAFPVPEPTTLSPSVAVPNGVSETQSINFVADEQRTEVTAGQGSTDAVASDAQGTTSTAEQSVAVPEPESGSTTTTTTTTIGQETNVNGDELATEEKETTSEVNATEDKVSNGHVIKPAENAAETTSAVQDTSGGETSSATSTPEKKPKKRDTSTERGTVKVMAMEVTAQRENGKRLSRPSTPLLPMSGHSDTANAPTDEQETRSIVLDGRLPHDSKILVSDAETAVEKMEPENSEEEDDAPVILSGKMTLSLINMDFIEKDATGTVAVGEIVTELHKPQEELAAAVSKESE
- the LOC121594070 gene encoding uncharacterized protein LOC121594070 isoform X5 yields the protein MATATGHRMESNSGMGPRKTMIIMVTVVGCVAILWPKVFYPMMVGNGQNKNVIKDHRGAGCCGVVLDQETFANASINYASSQQQQEQQNLFRKRNFAPYVDIDSIRQERPPHLRPEAMHPAMRERGRAIPQPGSIHGGDRPHSAPRIVEGRPGPIPGMRPPMGAGSHQATKSANSMGFIMPLYTIGIVSFFIYTIMKLIFKKTPATPYTEVKPDPVFRNEVFTTEQYIKRPDDGTTKLDQSHATAATNGELVVPVSVSPVSNAVLAAEPASSMQSELTIDYEQLSKQKEVAKPDENIVAERIALVQEPASVETFEATETVSEECVEEDHDQQPPHDPTTEKVVDGIVVQKVVPVDASAEPSPRPVVDDIETHEPTIDSAASSSADDSGVDTVDHHDNGQVESEVIAEPVIEEVMVVQQVAVQNAVMVPRTEDELNKIEKIDETEIADEKTFETTETKQIEATNMFEVQENIQNEITQTEERVESSAGTGKQEEMLEIAPAVVSNDDTKLSIAKPSIAEEIETQIIQEHGEDANSVIPIDQSEHKVNEADSEISERIECEANKVSFEVPPSNQENEQTEVAIELPVDSLKVEAVSNEEIVSEDNIGTIDHAVTEVNEVLQDVALKVENYLEAVVAEQQSTEQLEGNENDTPLDTDTSVLVHKTVEEITLTAEQLVQEVLEQAEELAKQQDAEFPEMPEYNPATQKLVDGIVVERFDQLAATSNLATDPTVPQDTVTEEQQTPIQEQTVDELELAVSIEQTGIEEDAGEMDSISEDTSLSVASVIETQPKMNESEESNTALNVLKTTDEMTDSRSSEVAIVESKEPTLSQATVETVAAFVEQVDVNEPGNKFGAAVVDSVESNVIIEEQLITMDTEQQATLPEALITTEVMAGSTSSDPVFVEVNDQPTVEVETVLEGSDKVDEAGIAAADSNDNKSVSIEEVLDEAAIVDEVEGKVIEEYIIPISIEKASTSDSMTITEVTSDDAIVESPNISKTTSNMPSPLITAIPVMDTIDEKHESTELAHEPLAEQEKHSEISLTTLEHVTKEALVERTLNEAAAVVNEIESIVDHIITEKLIHSGASDAIAITNGVQESSPQEPPRLAASAALVVEAIESQSSGVHSMVSNTDSTQNMQTITVTNQLSTNLDETIGNTNLPASDSLPIVSSSIAPASTPSSEAFPVPEPTTLSPSVAVPNGVSETQSINFVADEQRTEVTAGQGSTDAVASDAQGTTSTAEQSVAVPEPESGSTTTTTTTTIGQVPTSVSNVTNPKFLTLNLANYSTSVSSGNNSKSSSLSIANLSQSGPSLAGGDSADQLMELELLRKKLDETERAMTKIIANMGNIPKGQSSRLFKV